The proteins below come from a single Serratia ficaria genomic window:
- a CDS encoding OmpA family lipoprotein has translation MKKRIAIIAGAVSMALTLSACTTNPYTGESEAGKSGIGAGLGAALGAGVGVLSSSKKDRGKGALIGAAAGAALGGGAGYYMDVQEAKLRDKMKGTGVSVTRQGDNIVLNMPNNVTFDSSSATLKPAGANTLTGVAMVLKEYPKTAVNVVGYTDSTGSRSLNMNLSQQRADGVASALITQGVAANRIRTTGAGPDNPIASNSTAEGKAQNRRVEITLSPLQ, from the coding sequence ATGAAAAAACGCATTGCGATTATTGCCGGCGCGGTGAGCATGGCGCTCACGCTGTCGGCCTGTACCACCAACCCGTACACCGGCGAATCAGAAGCCGGTAAATCCGGCATCGGCGCCGGCCTCGGCGCGGCGCTGGGCGCCGGCGTAGGCGTGCTGTCCTCATCCAAAAAAGACCGCGGCAAAGGCGCGCTGATCGGCGCGGCCGCCGGTGCGGCGCTGGGTGGCGGCGCGGGCTATTACATGGACGTGCAGGAAGCCAAGCTGCGCGACAAGATGAAAGGCACCGGCGTCAGCGTCACTCGCCAGGGTGACAACATCGTGCTGAATATGCCGAACAACGTGACCTTCGACAGCAGCAGCGCCACCCTGAAACCGGCAGGCGCCAACACCCTGACCGGCGTCGCCATGGTGCTGAAGGAATACCCGAAAACGGCGGTTAACGTTGTCGGCTATACCGACAGCACCGGTTCCCGTTCGCTCAACATGAATCTGTCGCAGCAACGCGCCGACGGCGTCGCCAGCGCGCTGATCACCCAGGGCGTGGCGGCGAACCGCATTCGCACCACCGGCGCCGGCCCGGACAATCCGATCGCCTCCAACAGCACGGCGGAAGGCAAGGCGCAGAACCGCCGCGTCGAGATCACCCTCAGCCCGCTGCAGTAA
- a CDS encoding N-acetyltransferase, producing MIRPCGPADLERLMALWLPSTIAAHPFVAEDYWRQSAALVRENYLPRAQSWAYCQDGEIVGFISVLDEQFIGALFVDRRFHGRGVAAALMTQVQRRYRRLSLEVYQQNLRACAFYHKRGFRPTQRLFNEETRAYTLIMNWSSAENGAPYG from the coding sequence CTGATCCGCCCCTGCGGCCCGGCCGATCTGGAACGGCTGATGGCGCTGTGGCTGCCCAGCACCATCGCCGCGCACCCGTTCGTGGCCGAGGATTACTGGCGGCAAAGCGCCGCGCTGGTGCGGGAAAACTACCTGCCGCGGGCGCAAAGCTGGGCTTATTGTCAGGATGGCGAGATCGTCGGCTTCATCAGCGTGCTGGATGAGCAGTTTATCGGCGCGCTGTTCGTCGATCGCCGGTTTCATGGGCGCGGCGTCGCTGCGGCGCTGATGACGCAGGTGCAACGGCGCTACCGCCGGCTGAGCCTGGAGGTGTACCAGCAGAACCTGCGCGCCTGCGCCTTCTACCACAAGCGGGGTTTCCGGCCGACGCAGCGGCTGTTCAACGAGGAAACCCGGGCCTATACGCTGATCATGAACTGGTCATCGGCCGAAAACGGCGCGCCTTACGGTTAA
- a CDS encoding DNA-3-methyladenine glycosylase I, with protein sequence MADERCGWVTADPLYLAYHDKEWGAPTTDARELFEMLCLEGQQAGLSWITVLKKRENYRRAFHDFDPQRVAAMNEQDVERLLQDSGIIRHRGKIEAIITNARAYLAMEAAGEDFVTFIWQFVGGQPQLNGWQALNQVPAKTELSDAMSKALKKRGFKFIGSTICYAFMQASGLVNDHLTGCICYPKPH encoded by the coding sequence ATGGCAGATGAACGTTGCGGTTGGGTGACGGCAGATCCGTTGTATCTCGCGTATCACGACAAGGAATGGGGGGCGCCGACCACCGATGCGCGCGAGCTGTTTGAAATGCTGTGTCTCGAAGGGCAGCAGGCCGGCTTATCCTGGATCACCGTGCTGAAAAAACGCGAAAACTATCGCCGCGCCTTCCACGATTTCGACCCGCAACGGGTGGCCGCCATGAACGAACAGGACGTGGAAAGGCTGCTGCAGGACAGCGGCATCATCCGCCACCGCGGCAAAATAGAAGCCATCATCACCAACGCCCGAGCCTATCTGGCGATGGAGGCGGCCGGCGAGGATTTCGTCACCTTCATCTGGCAATTCGTCGGCGGTCAGCCGCAGCTCAATGGCTGGCAGGCGCTGAATCAGGTGCCGGCCAAGACCGAGCTGTCGGACGCCATGTCCAAGGCGCTGAAAAAGCGCGGCTTCAAATTTATCGGTTCCACCATCTGCTACGCCTTCATGCAGGCCAGCGGCCTGGTGAACGATCATCTGACAGGCTGCATCTGCTACCCAAAGCCGCACTGA
- a CDS encoding autotransporter outer membrane beta-barrel domain-containing protein has protein sequence MPLKITRMPRPAALAVAIFCYMTTPAQAYDRIYVFGDSLSDTGNNGRFTYDGNRHLLYDEALAQRIGAALLASDNGGDNYAAGGGVAVPALNPADNTQDQLQSYLKRVDGRADGDGLYVHWIGGNDLAAAALNPTTAPGVAYNSAAAAAAQVHSLLNAGAGTVIVPTVPNIGSTPQLMELIIQQALPPVQGAAIQAAYATLNSLTTPDNASRTRAIHDALAAAAKQGSAVPQVQQAIAAQLIAAYDGLSAQAAQLTDFYNQSEDRLLAQGGGNIVRVDVNKLFGEAIANPAQFGFANTAGMACPAGVSSAVCRSAMPGFDAAQSYLFSDHFHPSPQAHLLIADYIQAVLDGPAQVVALNQATAALARDSRATLDSRFQQLRNGDNPQGSLGVFGGYAGQHYDYSANLAAGDGNATTHNLTVGVDYQLTDGWLIGALISGSNDDQQPSSRYDYKARGLLFSAFTSLAIFEQGWVNADLHYAAMDYDDIRRSVQLGPLTRTETGSTDGKQWGARVTAGYDFPIADFLTTGPMAQFAWDYSRVAGYGEDGNDSTAMRFNDQTYHSQIGALGWRLDTRFGMFNPYAEVSYQHQFGDEVYRAGGGLKSTQTSFTRDSASQDKNWVDVTLGANMPLTDQVAAFATVSQTGGLSSGEQFMYNVGVSARF, from the coding sequence ATGCCTCTAAAAATAACTCGCATGCCCCGCCCGGCGGCGCTTGCAGTGGCAATATTCTGCTATATGACGACCCCGGCTCAGGCTTACGATCGGATTTACGTATTTGGCGATAGCCTGAGCGACACCGGCAACAACGGCCGGTTTACCTATGACGGCAACCGGCACCTGCTGTACGACGAGGCGTTGGCGCAGCGCATTGGCGCCGCGCTGCTGGCGTCGGACAACGGCGGCGACAACTATGCCGCAGGCGGCGGCGTGGCGGTGCCTGCGCTGAACCCGGCCGACAACACTCAGGATCAGCTGCAGAGCTATCTCAAGCGGGTCGATGGCCGGGCCGACGGCGACGGTCTGTATGTTCACTGGATCGGCGGCAACGATCTGGCGGCGGCGGCGTTAAACCCGACAACCGCGCCCGGCGTCGCTTATAACAGCGCGGCGGCGGCGGCGGCGCAGGTCCATTCCCTGCTGAATGCCGGCGCCGGCACGGTGATCGTGCCCACGGTGCCGAATATCGGCTCTACGCCGCAGCTGATGGAGTTGATTATCCAGCAGGCGCTGCCGCCGGTGCAGGGCGCCGCGATCCAGGCGGCTTACGCCACCCTCAATTCGCTGACCACTCCGGACAACGCTTCACGCACCCGGGCGATCCATGACGCGCTGGCCGCCGCCGCGAAGCAGGGCAGCGCCGTTCCGCAGGTGCAGCAGGCGATCGCCGCCCAGCTGATCGCCGCCTACGACGGCCTGAGCGCCCAGGCCGCCCAGCTGACCGATTTCTATAACCAGAGCGAGGACCGCCTGCTGGCGCAGGGCGGCGGCAATATCGTGCGGGTTGACGTCAATAAACTGTTCGGCGAGGCGATCGCCAATCCGGCGCAGTTCGGCTTCGCCAACACCGCGGGGATGGCCTGCCCGGCCGGCGTTTCCTCGGCGGTATGCCGTTCCGCCATGCCGGGCTTCGACGCTGCCCAGTCCTACCTGTTCTCCGACCATTTTCACCCCAGCCCGCAGGCGCACCTGCTGATCGCCGATTATATTCAGGCGGTACTGGACGGCCCGGCACAGGTGGTGGCGCTGAACCAGGCGACGGCGGCGTTGGCGCGCGACAGCCGCGCCACGCTCGACAGCCGTTTCCAGCAGCTGCGCAACGGCGATAATCCGCAGGGATCGCTGGGCGTATTCGGCGGCTATGCCGGCCAGCATTATGACTACTCCGCCAACCTGGCGGCGGGCGACGGCAACGCCACCACCCATAATTTGACGGTGGGGGTGGATTATCAGCTGACCGACGGTTGGCTGATCGGCGCGCTGATTTCCGGTTCCAACGACGATCAGCAACCCTCCAGCCGTTATGACTATAAGGCGCGGGGCCTGCTGTTTTCGGCGTTTACTTCGCTGGCGATCTTTGAGCAGGGGTGGGTGAACGCCGATCTGCATTATGCGGCGATGGACTATGACGATATCCGCCGCAGCGTGCAGCTTGGGCCGCTGACCCGCACCGAGACCGGCAGCACGGACGGCAAGCAGTGGGGGGCGCGCGTCACTGCCGGTTATGATTTCCCGATCGCCGACTTCCTGACCACCGGGCCGATGGCGCAGTTCGCCTGGGACTACAGCCGCGTTGCCGGCTACGGCGAAGACGGCAATGACAGCACCGCCATGCGTTTCAACGATCAGACCTATCATTCGCAGATTGGCGCGTTGGGATGGCGGCTGGACACCCGCTTCGGCATGTTTAATCCCTATGCCGAAGTCAGCTATCAGCATCAGTTCGGCGATGAGGTCTACCGCGCCGGCGGCGGTTTGAAATCGACCCAAACTTCCTTCACCCGCGACAGCGCCAGCCAGGACAAGAACTGGGTAGACGTTACCCTGGGGGCCAATATGCCGCTGACCGATCAGGTGGCGGCATTCGCCACGGTATCGCAAACCGGCGGTCTGAGCAGCGGCGAACAGTTTATGTATAACGTCGGCGTCAGCGCGCGTTTCTGA
- a CDS encoding helix-turn-helix transcriptional regulator, producing MSNLFFNDENINASIKKHLEATLSEYKNIKYAYAIMNKRNPANFSIISNRTEWFEFYIKNNYQFIDPVLITASHRITPFTWDKDLKIGSGLKLPKIFDMGKNYNVINGYTFVLHDHNHNLVVLSIMLDKHCDDDIEEQLEKNKDKIQMLLITTHEELTANYQNVNTPADFERMNQREFFSKRENEIIYWASVGKSYQEIALILGIKLTTVKYHIGNAVKKLGVTNAKHAIRLGVELQLIRPLPADGE from the coding sequence GTGTCTAATTTATTTTTCAATGATGAAAACATTAATGCCTCGATAAAAAAACATCTGGAAGCAACGCTAAGCGAATACAAAAACATCAAGTACGCTTATGCGATAATGAATAAAAGAAATCCGGCGAATTTTTCTATCATATCAAACAGAACGGAATGGTTTGAGTTTTATATTAAAAACAACTATCAATTTATCGATCCGGTGCTGATTACGGCCTCGCACAGGATAACTCCGTTCACCTGGGATAAAGATCTGAAGATCGGTTCGGGGCTCAAGTTGCCGAAAATATTTGATATGGGCAAGAATTACAATGTGATAAATGGATATACCTTCGTGCTGCACGATCACAACCATAATCTGGTGGTGCTTTCCATTATGCTGGATAAACATTGCGATGATGATATAGAAGAACAGCTCGAAAAGAACAAAGACAAAATTCAGATGTTATTGATTACCACGCATGAAGAGCTGACGGCGAATTATCAGAACGTGAATACCCCCGCAGATTTTGAAAGAATGAACCAGCGGGAGTTTTTTTCAAAACGAGAGAACGAGATTATTTACTGGGCAAGCGTGGGGAAATCCTATCAGGAAATCGCGCTTATCCTGGGGATAAAACTTACCACAGTAAAATATCACATTGGCAATGCGGTCAAAAAGCTGGGCGTCACCAATGCCAAACATGCCATCAGGCTGGGGGTTGAGCTACAGCTGATCCGCCCGCTTCCCGCCGACGGGGAATGA
- a CDS encoding acyl-homoserine-lactone synthase — MIEIFDVGYNLLSDNRSRELFSLRKKTFKDRLDWIVNCENNMEFDAYDDRHTTYVFGTYKDQVICSLRFIETKNPNMITCGEFNEYFNNISLPEGNYVEASRLFIDKERVRALELRRQPISSILFLSMINYARNFGYQGIYAIISHPMLVIFQRSGWQISVVETGCSEKNQNIYLVYMPVDDDNQQRLIARIAQQTPLPDNAAGSWPLSFPVGGKRADQL; from the coding sequence ATGATAGAGATCTTTGACGTAGGCTATAATCTGCTGTCTGATAATAGGTCGAGAGAGTTATTCTCTCTTAGAAAGAAAACGTTTAAAGATCGTCTCGACTGGATCGTAAATTGTGAAAACAACATGGAGTTTGACGCCTACGACGATCGTCACACCACCTATGTTTTCGGCACCTATAAAGACCAGGTCATTTGCAGCTTGCGTTTTATCGAAACCAAGAACCCCAATATGATCACCTGCGGGGAGTTCAACGAATACTTTAATAATATCAGCCTGCCCGAAGGGAATTATGTTGAAGCCAGCCGGTTGTTTATTGATAAAGAACGCGTACGTGCGCTGGAGCTCCGCCGGCAGCCGATCAGTTCGATACTTTTCCTGTCCATGATCAACTATGCCAGAAACTTTGGTTATCAAGGCATTTACGCCATCATCAGCCACCCTATGCTGGTTATTTTCCAACGTTCAGGCTGGCAGATCTCGGTGGTGGAAACCGGGTGCTCCGAGAAAAATCAAAATATTTATCTGGTCTATATGCCGGTAGATGACGACAACCAGCAGCGGCTGATCGCACGCATCGCCCAGCAAACCCCGCTGCCGGACAACGCTGCGGGCTCATGGCCGTTATCATTCCCCGTCGGCGGGAAGCGGGCGGATCAGCTGTAG
- a CDS encoding MFS transporter, with the protein MTHALTDSRYRYRIFAMVFFIALINYVDRGALSFAANDISREFNFNKAQLGAVLGYFGFGYLFGSLCGGFLADRIGTKKVWLLAGALWSLLEIATAWAGELGVALFGGSAIMGFAALRIMFGFAEGPAYALMNKTIAHWAPRKERGFALGIGLLSTQVGSLLTAPLAVGLLLLTDDWRSMFILLGLFSLLAILLFARYFTDAPQQHPQVNAVELAAIGADQETDTAQARLPWWAFFTNRTLVFNALGYFSFLYVTFVLVTWGPKYLQDTFNYDLRSLWYVAMIPWSGACFTVLLGGRIADALLRRFGNLRLARNLFAALTLLLTATCFLLIPFMRSPTEIILLMTLGNALNALVNNVYWSVVIDVTPKASVGAYSGMTLAIANIASITAPMLSGWLAQHHGYGAMFFATAVVSFCSMLCMTLLQPERKMAAPPANPGSNKLQQAPF; encoded by the coding sequence ATGACCCACGCCCTGACCGACAGCCGTTATCGTTACCGCATTTTCGCCATGGTGTTCTTTATTGCGCTGATCAATTACGTCGACCGCGGCGCGCTGTCTTTCGCCGCCAACGATATCTCTCGCGAGTTCAACTTCAACAAGGCGCAGCTGGGCGCCGTATTGGGCTATTTCGGCTTCGGCTATCTGTTCGGTTCGCTGTGCGGCGGTTTCCTGGCCGACCGCATCGGCACCAAAAAAGTCTGGCTGCTGGCCGGCGCCCTGTGGTCGCTGCTGGAGATCGCCACCGCCTGGGCCGGTGAGCTCGGGGTGGCGCTGTTCGGCGGCTCGGCGATCATGGGATTCGCCGCGCTGCGCATCATGTTCGGCTTCGCCGAGGGGCCGGCCTATGCGCTGATGAACAAGACCATCGCCCACTGGGCGCCGCGCAAGGAGCGGGGATTCGCGCTGGGGATTGGCCTGCTCAGCACCCAGGTCGGTTCGCTGCTGACCGCGCCGCTGGCGGTCGGCCTGCTGCTGCTGACCGACGACTGGCGCAGCATGTTTATCCTGCTGGGGCTGTTCTCGCTGCTCGCCATCCTGCTGTTCGCCCGCTACTTCACCGACGCGCCGCAGCAGCACCCGCAGGTCAACGCCGTCGAACTGGCGGCGATTGGCGCCGATCAGGAAACCGACACCGCGCAAGCGCGCCTGCCGTGGTGGGCGTTCTTCACCAACCGCACCCTGGTGTTCAACGCCCTGGGCTACTTCTCCTTCCTGTACGTGACCTTTGTGCTGGTCACCTGGGGGCCCAAATACCTGCAGGATACCTTTAACTACGACCTGCGTTCGCTGTGGTACGTGGCGATGATCCCCTGGAGCGGCGCCTGCTTCACCGTGTTGCTGGGGGGGCGCATTGCCGACGCCCTGCTGCGGCGCTTCGGCAACCTGCGGCTGGCGCGCAATCTGTTTGCCGCGCTGACGCTGCTGCTGACCGCCACCTGCTTCCTGCTGATCCCGTTCATGCGTTCGCCGACCGAAATCATTCTGCTGATGACCCTGGGCAATGCGCTGAATGCGTTGGTGAATAACGTCTACTGGTCGGTGGTGATCGACGTCACGCCCAAAGCCTCGGTGGGGGCGTACAGCGGCATGACGCTGGCGATCGCGAACATCGCCTCCATTACCGCCCCGATGCTGAGCGGCTGGCTGGCGCAACATCATGGCTACGGCGCGATGTTCTTCGCCACCGCGGTCGTCTCGTTCTGCAGCATGCTGTGCATGACCCTGCTGCAGCCGGAACGGAAAATGGCGGCGCCGCCGGCCAATCCGGGAAGCAACAAGCTGCAGCAAGCGCCGTTCTGA
- the glyQ gene encoding glycine--tRNA ligase subunit alpha produces MQKFDTKTFQGLILTLQDYWARQGCTIVQPLDMEVGAGTSHPMTCLRALGPEPMATAYVQPSRRPTDGRYGENPNRLQHYYQFQVVIKPSPDNIQELYLGSLKELGLDPTIHDIRFVEDNWENPTLGAWGLGWEVWLNGMEVTQFTYFQQVGGLECKPVTGEITYGLERLAMYIQGVDSVYDLVWSDGPLGVTTYGDVFHQNEVEQSTYNFEYADVDFLFSCFEQYEKEAQSLLALEKPLPLPAYERILKAGHTFNLLDARKAISVTERQRYILRIRTLTKAVAEAYYASREALGFPMCKKNEN; encoded by the coding sequence ATGCAAAAGTTTGATACCAAGACCTTTCAGGGCCTGATCCTGACACTGCAGGACTATTGGGCGCGCCAGGGCTGCACCATCGTTCAACCATTGGACATGGAAGTCGGCGCGGGCACCTCACACCCGATGACCTGCCTGCGCGCACTGGGCCCGGAGCCGATGGCTACCGCCTACGTGCAGCCATCCCGTCGCCCGACCGACGGCCGCTACGGTGAAAACCCGAACCGTCTGCAACACTACTACCAGTTCCAGGTGGTGATTAAGCCATCGCCGGACAACATTCAGGAACTGTACCTGGGCTCGCTGAAAGAGCTGGGTCTGGATCCGACCATTCACGACATCCGCTTCGTTGAAGACAACTGGGAAAACCCGACGCTCGGCGCCTGGGGCCTGGGTTGGGAAGTGTGGCTGAACGGCATGGAAGTGACGCAGTTCACCTACTTCCAGCAGGTCGGCGGCCTGGAGTGCAAGCCGGTGACCGGCGAGATCACCTACGGTCTGGAGCGCCTGGCGATGTACATCCAGGGCGTGGACAGCGTTTACGATCTGGTGTGGAGCGATGGCCCGCTGGGCGTCACCACCTACGGCGACGTGTTCCATCAGAACGAAGTGGAGCAGTCCACCTACAACTTCGAATACGCCGACGTGGATTTCCTGTTCTCCTGCTTCGAGCAGTACGAGAAAGAGGCCCAGTCGCTGCTGGCGCTGGAAAAACCGCTGCCGCTGCCGGCCTACGAACGCATTCTGAAGGCGGGACACACCTTCAACCTGCTGGATGCGCGCAAGGCGATCTCGGTGACCGAGCGCCAGCGCTATATTCTGCGCATCCGCACGCTGACCAAAGCCGTTGCCGAGGCCTACTACGCTTCCCGCGAAGCGCTGGGCTTCCCGATGTGCAAAAAGAACGAGAACTAA
- the glyS gene encoding glycine--tRNA ligase subunit beta: protein MTQQTFLVEIGTEELPPKALRSLAESFAANFTAELDNANLEHGEVSWFAAPRRLALKVANLSAAQADREVEKRGPAIAQAFDAEGKPSKAAEGWARGCGITVDQAERLVTDKGEWLLYRAHVKGQSAQQLLAGMVSTALSKLPIPKLMRWGDSEVQFVRPVHTVTLLLGSELIPGTVLGIESARTVRGHRFMGEAEFTLDNADQYPQILLERGKVVADYEARKALIKRDAELAAQQIGGKADLSESLLEEVASLVEWPVVLTAKFEEKFLAVPAEALVYTMKGDQKYFPVYDAAGKLLPNFIFVANIESKDPQQIISGNEKVVRPRLADAEFFFNTDRKKRLEDNLPRLETVLFQQQLGTLRDKTDRIQALAGWVAGQIGADVNHATRAGLLSKCDLMTNMVFEFTDTQGVMGMHYARHDGEAEDVAVALNEQYQPRFAGDALPQSLVACSLAIADKMDTLAGIFGIGQHPKGDKDPFALRRAALGVLRIIVEKNLPLDLQTLTEEAVRLYGSKLTNAKVVDEVVEFMLGRFRAWYQEEGHAVDTIQAVLARRPTKPADFDARVKAVSHFRTLDEAAALAAANKRVSNILAKSTDTLNDRVHASVLKEAAEIQLATHLVVLRDKLEPYFAAGNYQDALVELAALREPVDAFFDNVMVMAEDDAVRVNRLTLLSKLRELFLQVADISVLQ, encoded by the coding sequence ATGACTCAACAGACTTTCCTGGTGGAAATCGGCACGGAAGAGCTGCCGCCGAAGGCTCTTCGTTCACTGGCGGAATCCTTTGCCGCCAATTTTACCGCCGAGCTGGATAACGCCAACCTCGAACACGGCGAAGTGAGCTGGTTCGCCGCTCCGCGCCGTCTGGCGCTGAAAGTGGCCAACCTGAGCGCGGCGCAGGCCGATCGCGAAGTTGAAAAACGCGGCCCGGCGATCGCCCAGGCGTTCGACGCCGAAGGCAAACCGAGCAAAGCGGCCGAAGGTTGGGCGCGCGGCTGCGGCATTACCGTCGATCAGGCCGAGCGCCTGGTGACCGACAAGGGCGAGTGGCTGTTATACCGCGCCCACGTCAAGGGCCAGTCTGCGCAGCAACTGCTGGCCGGCATGGTCAGCACTGCGCTGAGCAAGCTGCCGATCCCCAAACTGATGCGCTGGGGCGATTCCGAGGTGCAGTTCGTGCGCCCGGTGCACACCGTGACCCTGCTGCTGGGTTCGGAACTGATCCCGGGCACCGTGCTGGGCATCGAGTCCGCCCGCACCGTACGCGGCCACCGCTTTATGGGCGAAGCCGAGTTCACCCTCGACAACGCCGACCAATACCCGCAGATCCTGCTGGAGCGCGGTAAAGTGGTCGCCGATTACGAAGCCCGCAAGGCGCTGATCAAGCGCGACGCCGAGCTGGCGGCGCAGCAGATTGGCGGCAAGGCCGATCTGAGCGAAAGCCTGCTGGAAGAAGTGGCCTCGCTGGTGGAATGGCCGGTGGTGCTGACCGCGAAGTTCGAAGAGAAATTCCTGGCGGTGCCGGCGGAAGCGCTGGTGTACACCATGAAGGGCGACCAGAAGTATTTCCCGGTGTACGACGCCGCGGGCAAACTGCTGCCGAACTTTATCTTCGTCGCCAACATCGAATCGAAAGATCCGCAGCAAATCATTTCCGGTAACGAGAAGGTGGTGCGTCCGCGCCTGGCCGACGCCGAGTTCTTCTTCAACACCGACCGCAAAAAACGCCTGGAAGACAACCTGCCGCGTCTGGAAACCGTGCTGTTCCAACAGCAGCTGGGCACCCTGCGCGACAAGACCGACCGCATTCAGGCGCTGGCGGGCTGGGTTGCCGGCCAGATCGGCGCCGACGTCAACCACGCTACCCGCGCGGGCCTGCTGTCGAAGTGCGACCTGATGACCAACATGGTGTTCGAGTTCACCGACACCCAGGGCGTGATGGGCATGCACTACGCGCGTCACGACGGCGAAGCGGAAGACGTGGCCGTCGCGCTGAACGAGCAATATCAGCCGCGCTTCGCCGGCGATGCGCTGCCGCAGTCGCTGGTGGCCTGCTCGCTGGCGATCGCCGACAAGATGGACACCCTGGCCGGCATCTTCGGCATCGGGCAGCATCCGAAAGGCGACAAGGACCCGTTCGCGCTGCGTCGCGCCGCGCTCGGCGTGCTGCGCATCATCGTCGAGAAAAACCTGCCGCTGGATCTGCAGACCCTGACCGAAGAGGCCGTGCGCCTGTACGGCAGCAAGCTGACCAACGCCAAGGTGGTCGACGAGGTGGTGGAATTCATGCTGGGCCGCTTCCGCGCCTGGTACCAGGAAGAAGGCCATGCGGTCGACACCATCCAGGCGGTGCTGGCGCGCCGTCCGACCAAACCGGCCGACTTCGACGCGCGCGTCAAAGCCGTCAGCCACTTCCGCACCTTGGACGAAGCGGCGGCGCTGGCCGCTGCCAACAAGCGCGTTTCCAATATTCTGGCCAAGTCGACCGATACGCTGAACGACCGCGTACACGCCTCGGTGCTGAAGGAAGCGGCCGAAATCCAGCTGGCGACGCATCTGGTGGTGCTGCGCGATAAGCTGGAGCCGTATTTCGCCGCGGGCAACTATCAGGATGCGCTGGTGGAGCTGGCTGCGCTGCGCGAGCCGGTGGATGCGTTCTTCGACAACGTCATGGTGATGGCCGAAGACGACGCGGTGCGCGTCAACCGCCTGACGCTGCTGAGCAAGCTGCGCGAGCTGTTCCTGCAGGTGGCGGATATCTCCGTGCTGCAGTAA
- a CDS encoding Fic family protein, with protein MYHVRMVHFSNVYRRANLLMSSYQPPLTITPSILHLATDVGAALARLTMQAEQEHTLRLRRINRIRTIQGSLAIEGNTLSEEQITAIIAGKRIIAPPREVQEAMNAIHCYTNLSNWHPDRENDLLGAHRMLMSSLLADAGHYRQGGLGVMNGTTVIHMAPPAERVPLLVRQLLTWLQTTDLPALIASCVFHYEFEFIHPFTDGNGRMGRLWQTLILSRWNPLFANVPVESLVHDNQPGYYQALNFSTLKTDCAPFVEFMMEMILQALKQSTGPQVTPQVTPQVDDLLAALQGEMSREALQNVLQLQDRKSFRERYLQPALNAGWIEMTLPDKPKSRLQPYRLTAAGIKQLRQP; from the coding sequence GTGTACCACGTACGCATGGTACACTTTTCCAACGTTTATCGTCGGGCCAACTTGCTCATGTCCTCTTATCAACCGCCGTTGACCATCACCCCCTCCATTCTGCATCTGGCGACAGACGTAGGGGCCGCGTTGGCCCGTTTGACGATGCAAGCGGAACAAGAGCACACGTTGCGGCTAAGGCGCATAAACCGCATTCGCACCATTCAGGGCTCGCTGGCTATCGAGGGCAATACGCTGAGCGAAGAGCAAATCACCGCGATTATTGCCGGTAAGCGCATCATTGCACCGCCGCGCGAGGTTCAGGAAGCCATGAATGCCATCCACTGCTATACGAACCTGAGTAATTGGCATCCGGACAGAGAAAACGATTTACTCGGCGCGCACCGCATGCTGATGAGTAGCCTGCTGGCGGACGCCGGTCACTACCGCCAGGGTGGCCTCGGCGTCATGAACGGCACCACCGTCATTCATATGGCTCCCCCGGCAGAACGAGTGCCGCTGCTAGTCCGTCAATTGCTAACCTGGCTACAGACAACCGATCTTCCTGCGCTCATCGCCAGCTGCGTATTTCATTATGAATTCGAATTTATTCATCCGTTTACCGATGGAAACGGCCGTATGGGCCGCTTGTGGCAAACGCTGATCCTGTCCCGCTGGAACCCGCTGTTCGCCAACGTGCCGGTTGAAAGCCTGGTGCACGACAACCAACCCGGCTACTACCAGGCACTAAACTTCAGCACGCTAAAAACCGACTGCGCCCCCTTTGTAGAATTTATGATGGAAATGATTCTGCAGGCGCTTAAGCAGAGCACTGGCCCCCAAGTCACCCCCCAAGTCACCCCCCAAGTCGATGACTTACTGGCGGCGCTGCAAGGTGAGATGTCGCGAGAAGCACTCCAGAATGTTCTACAGTTGCAGGATCGAAAATCTTTCCGCGAACGCTATCTCCAACCGGCCTTGAATGCCGGTTGGATTGAAATGACGCTACCGGATAAGCCCAAGAGCCGTTTACAACCCTATCGCTTGACCGCAGCCGGTATCAAACAGTTACGCCAGCCATAA